In Vicinamibacterales bacterium, the DNA window GGTGGCCGGCCGGCAGCGATGGCGACTGCAGCGCGACGACCGGCACGACCTCGGTCTTGCCTTCCGCGGCCGGCTGGAGCCGGTAGATCTCGACCATGCCGACGCGCCCGTCCATCACCGCGCCGCTGAGCGACGCCTTCAGCGCGTCGAGGTCTGCGCCGGCGAGCGCCTGCGGCGGAATGGCCGACGCGAGCTGCGTCGCCTGCCGCGCCACCGCCGCCTGACGATCGCGGTAGAACGTCCCGGCGATCGCGTTGGCCGAGGTGAGCACGTCCGTCACCGGCTGACTGAACCACCGCGCCGTGGTCTGGCGGATCAGCTCGCTGCCCGCCAGCAGGACGAGCACGGAGGGAACGATGGTGAGGCCGAGCAGCGCCGCGACCAGCTTCAGCCGGAAGCGCGAGAACGGCAGGCCGCGGCGGCGTTCGACGACCAGCTTGATGACGTTGCGCGCGAGCACGAAGCCGAGCGCCAGGAGCATGGTGACGTCGGCCACCGAGAGCGCGTAGAGGACGACTTCGCTGACGAAGTCCGGATTCAGCCGCGTCGTGCGATCGGAGAGCCGGATGATGACCGCGAGGCTGCCGAGCAAGAGCAGGATGCCGACGATGATCAGCCGCGGATTGTCGCGAAACGGCCGGCGCTCCGCCTCCCGCGGCGGCCGGCGCGGCGGCAAGGTAGGGCGAACGGCGGCGTCGCGTGTGGTAGACACAGTTCAGCTCACAGCTTTCAGCTCCCAGCTCTCAGCTTCCAGCTCCCAACTTCCAGCTTCCAGCTTTCAGCTTGCCGCTTTCGGCTCTCGGGTTCCAGCTCAGCTCTCGCGACCGGCGCTCCGCACCACGCACTTGGCACGGTCGCACTGTCGCACTCCGCACTTCGCACTTCGCACTGCGCACTGCGCACTGCGCACTGCGCACCGCGCACCGCGCACCGCGCACTGCCCTAGTTCTTGTGCTTCTGCAGCTCGTCGATCTCGCGCTTGAACTCGCCGACGTCGCGGAACTGGCGGTAGACCGACGCGAAGCGCACGTAGGCGACCTGATCGATCCGGCGCAGCTCGTCCATGATCCGCTGCCCGATTTCCGTCGTCCGGATCTCGCGGTCGGGACGATCCTGCAGCTCCGACTCGATGCGATCGGCGATGCCTTCGAGCTGCTGCACGCTGACCGGGCGCTTCTCGCACGCGCGCACCAGCCCGCCGATCAGTTTTTCACGCCGGAACGGCTCGGGACTGCCGTCCTTCTTGATGACCCGGTACTCGATTTCCTCGATGTGCTCGCGGCTGGTGTACCGCTTGCCGCAATTCAGGCATTCCCGGCGCCGGCGGATGCTGTTGCCTTCCTTGCTCTCGCGCGAATCGACCACCTTGTCGCCGAGATTCCCGCAGAACGGACACTTCATTGTTTCACTCCGCTCATCTCCCGCATCCGCCCGAGACTCAACCCTTCGCGGGCCATCAGCGCGAGGCCGAGCAGCGTCACCGGCACGAACGAGACGGCGTGCAGCACGATCGCCGCGGCGACCGCGGTCGGCTCGGCCACGCCGAAAAAGGTCACGACCGCGATGCGATAGGCGGCGTGAAACCCGCCCACCTGCCCCGGCGTCGGCATCGCGACCCCCACCACGAGCAGCGTCATCACGAGGAACGAACCCATGTAGCCGAACGTCATATGAAACGCACGCGACGTCACCCAGATCCCCGCCGCGATCGACAGCCAGAGCGGAAACGAGAGCAGCAGCGAGACGAACAGGCGGCCCGGCTGACGCATCACCGCCAGCCCCTGCGCGAACGTTTCGACGAATTTCGCCACGGCGCGGGCCAGCCGGGCGGGCAGCACGCGCTCGATCCGCAGCGCCATCCGGCCCAGGCGCTCGGGATGGCCGGCCAGGGCGAAGAACACGGCGAGACCGGCGACCGACGCGGCGGCCGCGAGCAGTCCGCCGGCTTTCACCTGACGATACAGCGCGGGATCGCCGGAAAGCGACGCCGGATCGACCGCCAGGACGAAGACGCCGAACAGCAGCAGAACGGTGAGGAGGTCCAGCAGGCGCTCGAGGATGATCGTCGCAAACGCGGCGGTGGGAGGCAACTGCTCGCGGCGGGCCAGGAGGTAGGGGCGCAGCAGCTCTCCGGCCCGCGGCACCAGAAAGCTGAAGGCAAAGCCGATAACTGTGGTGGTGAACGCGGTCGAGAAATGGGTCCGGCCGATCGGCGCCAGCAGGTACTGCCAGCGGAACGCGCGGAGCGC includes these proteins:
- the nrdR gene encoding transcriptional regulator NrdR, with product MKCPFCGNLGDKVVDSRESKEGNSIRRRRECLNCGKRYTSREHIEEIEYRVIKKDGSPEPFRREKLIGGLVRACEKRPVSVQQLEGIADRIESELQDRPDREIRTTEIGQRIMDELRRIDQVAYVRFASVYRQFRDVGEFKREIDELQKHKN
- a CDS encoding lysylphosphatidylglycerol synthase transmembrane domain-containing protein — encoded protein: MSSRLRAALVLVLTAGLLAFFLRGVDPSAVWAEARHANGLLLVTAILVVLVTYALRAFRWQYLLAPIGRTHFSTAFTTTVIGFAFSFLVPRAGELLRPYLLARREQLPPTAAFATIILERLLDLLTVLLLFGVFVLAVDPASLSGDPALYRQVKAGGLLAAAASVAGLAVFFALAGHPERLGRMALRIERVLPARLARAVAKFVETFAQGLAVMRQPGRLFVSLLLSFPLWLSIAAGIWVTSRAFHMTFGYMGSFLVMTLLVVGVAMPTPGQVGGFHAAYRIAVVTFFGVAEPTAVAAAIVLHAVSFVPVTLLGLALMAREGLSLGRMREMSGVKQ